From the Helicobacter sp. MIT 05-5293 genome, one window contains:
- the rimO gene encoding 30S ribosomal protein S12 methylthiotransferase RimO, whose product MTFFTKNLHLISLGCTKNLVDSEVMLGRLKGYHLTPDIAQADVIIVNTCGFIESAKQESIQTILQASLERKKGAILVVSGCLAERYADELQKEIPEIDIITGVGDYDKIDQMIQKSQSIRSQKVFLYDGNDERVIIGSHFHAYIKLSEGCNQQCSFCAIPSFKGKLQSRPLESVLKELQNLYSKGYRDFSFIAQDSSSYLRDQGISEGLIKLIKSIDSLHLPISARILYLYPSTTSLHLIEAIAHSASFLPYFDMPIQHISDAMLKRMRRGANQAKHLEILNAMRAVPHSFVRTSFVIGHPGESEEEFEELRDFVEDFAFDRVNLFAYSPQVGTSAYDMPQAVPTKITNKRINALNKIIKAQQKAYNQAMVGQEIDVIVEGVSEVSEYFYSARAKMWGKDIDGEILINDISDVRDSLVPIKEGYYRTLITQSKGGFLFATLL is encoded by the coding sequence ATGACATTCTTTACAAAAAATCTCCACCTTATTTCACTAGGCTGCACAAAGAATCTTGTAGATTCTGAAGTGATGCTAGGCAGACTCAAAGGTTATCATCTCACGCCTGATATTGCTCAAGCTGATGTGATTATTGTTAATACTTGTGGTTTTATAGAATCTGCAAAGCAAGAAAGTATCCAAACCATACTTCAAGCAAGTCTTGAGCGCAAAAAAGGCGCGATTTTGGTTGTGAGCGGTTGTTTGGCAGAACGTTATGCTGACGAACTCCAAAAAGAAATCCCTGAAATAGATATTATCACTGGTGTAGGGGATTATGATAAGATTGATCAGATGATTCAAAAATCCCAATCGATTCGTTCGCAAAAAGTCTTTTTATATGACGGAAATGATGAGCGCGTGATTATCGGTTCGCATTTTCACGCGTATATTAAGCTTAGCGAAGGTTGCAATCAACAATGCAGTTTTTGTGCGATTCCTTCATTTAAGGGCAAACTCCAATCGCGCCCTTTAGAATCTGTCTTGAAAGAATTGCAAAATCTTTATAGCAAGGGTTATCGTGATTTTAGTTTTATTGCGCAAGATTCAAGCTCTTATTTACGGGATCAAGGGATTTCAGAGGGTCTTATAAAACTTATAAAGTCTATAGATTCTCTTCACCTCCCTATCAGTGCAAGAATCCTCTATCTTTATCCTTCGACTACAAGTCTTCATCTCATTGAGGCAATTGCGCATTCTGCAAGCTTTCTGCCGTATTTTGATATGCCAATCCAACACATTTCCGATGCGATGCTAAAGCGTATGAGACGAGGAGCGAATCAAGCAAAGCATTTGGAGATTCTTAATGCTATGCGCGCAGTGCCGCATAGTTTCGTGCGGACGAGTTTCGTGATAGGACACCCCGGAGAAAGTGAGGAAGAGTTTGAAGAATTGCGTGATTTTGTGGAAGATTTTGCTTTTGATAGGGTTAATCTTTTTGCTTATTCTCCTCAAGTCGGCACGAGTGCTTATGATATGCCCCAAGCTGTCCCGACAAAAATTACCAACAAACGCATTAATGCTTTGAATAAGATCATCAAAGCCCAGCAAAAGGCATACAATCAAGCAATGGTGGGACAAGAGATTGATGTGATTGTCGAGGGGGTTAGCGAGGTGAGTGAATATTTTTATAGTGCAAGAGCAAAAATGTGGGGTAAAGATATTGATGGGGAGATTCTTATCAATGATATTTCTGATGTGCGAGATTCTCTTGTGCCGATTAAAGAGGGCTATTATCGCACACTTATTACGCAAAGCAAAGGCGGCTTTTTGTTTGCTACATTGCTTTAA
- the fabI gene encoding enoyl-ACP reductase FabI has product MILQGKKGLIVGIANNRSIAYGIAKACKEQGAQLAFTFLNEALEKRVRPIAQEFGSSDFVYELDVSKPEHFSSLFQSLQTDFGNLDFVVHSVAFAPKDALTGDFVQTSKEAFNTAMEISVYSLIELSRCVLPLLNKGASILTLTYLGSMKYVTNYNVMGVAKAALESSVRYLAYDLGRAGIRVNAISAGPIKTLAASGISDFNLMLKWNEANAPLRENVSIDQVGSAAMYLVSDLSSGVTGEVHYVDSGYNIMGMCAMEDVDGKPTPRWEILTKH; this is encoded by the coding sequence ATGATTTTACAAGGCAAAAAGGGTTTGATTGTGGGCATTGCTAATAATCGTTCCATTGCTTATGGTATTGCTAAGGCTTGCAAGGAGCAAGGTGCGCAACTAGCTTTTACATTTCTGAATGAAGCTTTAGAAAAAAGGGTGCGTCCTATTGCGCAAGAATTTGGCTCAAGTGATTTTGTTTATGAGCTTGATGTGAGTAAGCCCGAGCATTTTTCTTCGCTTTTTCAGTCTTTACAGACAGATTTTGGGAATCTTGATTTTGTCGTGCATTCTGTCGCTTTTGCGCCAAAAGATGCGCTCACAGGTGATTTTGTCCAAACAAGTAAAGAAGCATTCAATACTGCTATGGAAATTTCTGTGTATTCGTTGATTGAGCTGTCTCGTTGCGTATTGCCTTTGCTGAATAAGGGAGCATCGATTCTGACATTGACTTATTTAGGCAGTATGAAATATGTTACTAATTACAATGTAATGGGCGTGGCAAAGGCTGCTTTAGAATCAAGTGTGCGCTATCTTGCTTATGATTTAGGCAGAGCTGGAATCCGTGTCAATGCAATCTCCGCAGGTCCGATTAAGACACTTGCTGCAAGCGGAATCAGTGATTTTAACCTTATGCTTAAATGGAATGAAGCCAATGCGCCTTTGCGTGAAAATGTCAGCATTGATCAAGTTGGCAGTGCTGCGATGTATCTCGTGAGTGATTTGAGTAGCGGTGTAACGGGTGAAGTGCATTATGTCGATAGCGGCTATAATATCATGGGAATGTGTGCGATGGAAGATGTCGATGGTAAGCCAACACCGCGTTGGGAAATATTGACAAAACACTAA